In a single window of the Elaeis guineensis isolate ETL-2024a chromosome 4, EG11, whole genome shotgun sequence genome:
- the LOC140857341 gene encoding secreted RxLR effector protein 161-like yields MEELKLMHWKAAKRILRYIRGTITDGLFYSHHSNLELVGYSNSDWAGDMDDRNSTFGFIFSMGDVVFSWMSKKQPIVTLSTCEAEYVAASACISHAIWLRSLLKEVHFEQKEPTKISIDSKSAIALGKNPVYHQRSKHIDVCFHSIREHVKNKEVELLTLAEKDICVHTALSSKG; encoded by the exons ATGGAGGAGCTCAAATTAATGCACTGGAAGGCAGCGAAGAGAATTCTTCGTTACATCCGAGGTACTATTACTGATGGACTATTTTATTCTCATCATAGTAACTTGGAACTTGTGGGCTATTCGAATAGTGATTGGGCTGGAGACATGGATGATCGAAACAGTACTTTCGGATTTATATTTTCTATGGGAGATGTAGTTTTTTCATGGATGTCAAAGAAACAACCTATTGTTACTCTTTCTACATGTGAAGCCGAATATGTTGCTGCATCCGCATGTATATCACATGCTATATGGCTAAGAAGCTTGCTGAAGGAAGTTCATTTTGAGCAAAAGGAACCTACCAAGATAAGCATTGATAGCAAGTCGGCTATTGCACTAGGAAAGAACCCGGTGTATCATCAAAGAAGCAAGCATATTGATGTGTGTTTTCATTCAATCCGCGAACATGTGAAGAACAAAGAAGTAGAGCTACT AACACTTGCTGAGAAAGACATCTGTGTGCATACTGCGTTAAGTAGTAAGGGGTAA